One window of Chamaesiphon minutus PCC 6605 genomic DNA carries:
- a CDS encoding IS4 family transposase: MSRRKTNRDHAKKQNQPAVEDEIVAAQLEQLLTPAIFAQSNYYRQLGLRNRILNLPLMLAAVLTLLWRNVPGVRELTRMLEREGCLWCQPVKVSNQAMSERFLTFPAEIFERVFKEMLGEFREKWHSRKQRELPQSIEFTRGKFDRIWACDGSTMEGIFKKLDSLADVPIGQLAGKMGVVIDLITRLPVEIWFLENAKASDTKLEVDILNLATSGTLLLLDRGFYHFKFWQQLIEQKVHFITRLKKGAALKVEQVFTNSYSIRDRVVRMGAGKDKMPYVTLRLVEIKSGKTWHSYLTSVLDPLILPPYVVADLYGRRWRIEEAFNTVKRLLGLSYIWTGSINGIKLQLWGTWLFYAVLVDLGDAIADELALPFDRISLEMVYRGLYHFYVAHHKGLTIDPIQYFAAPENQDLGVVKTIRKPNVKLIIAPFPEHRHPDDPFFFQPASKTLLTVSLQA, encoded by the coding sequence ATGAGCCGCCGCAAGACAAATCGCGACCATGCCAAGAAACAAAACCAACCAGCCGTAGAAGATGAGATCGTAGCAGCGCAACTAGAGCAATTACTGACCCCAGCAATCTTCGCCCAATCGAATTACTATCGCCAACTAGGATTGAGAAATCGAATCTTAAATCTACCATTGATGCTAGCAGCGGTACTGACATTACTATGGCGAAACGTGCCAGGAGTAAGAGAACTGACCAGAATGCTGGAGCGAGAAGGATGCTTGTGGTGTCAGCCAGTGAAGGTAAGTAACCAAGCAATGTCCGAAAGATTTTTGACATTTCCTGCCGAAATATTCGAGCGAGTATTCAAAGAAATGTTAGGAGAATTTAGAGAAAAATGGCATAGTAGAAAACAAAGAGAGTTACCACAGAGTATTGAATTTACCAGAGGAAAATTCGATAGAATTTGGGCATGTGATGGATCGACAATGGAAGGGATATTTAAAAAATTAGATAGTTTAGCAGATGTCCCAATCGGGCAATTAGCCGGAAAGATGGGTGTGGTCATCGATTTAATTACTAGACTGCCAGTAGAGATCTGGTTTCTAGAAAATGCAAAAGCATCAGACACTAAATTAGAGGTAGATATTCTTAATTTAGCAACATCAGGAACTCTATTACTGTTAGATCGAGGATTCTATCACTTTAAATTTTGGCAGCAGTTAATCGAACAGAAAGTACATTTTATCACTAGACTCAAAAAGGGTGCTGCCTTAAAAGTCGAACAAGTATTCACAAATAGCTACAGCATTCGTGACCGAGTGGTGAGAATGGGTGCAGGCAAAGACAAAATGCCTTATGTCACGTTAAGGTTGGTGGAAATCAAATCGGGTAAAACGTGGCATTCATATCTGACAAGTGTCCTCGATCCACTAATTTTACCACCTTATGTAGTAGCTGATTTATATGGTAGAAGATGGCGAATTGAAGAGGCATTCAATACTGTCAAAAGATTGTTAGGGTTAAGTTACATCTGGACGGGTTCAATTAATGGTATTAAATTACAGCTATGGGGAACTTGGTTATTTTATGCTGTATTAGTTGATTTGGGTGATGCGATAGCTGATGAATTAGCATTACCTTTTGACCGGATTTCTTTAGAGATGGTATATCGTGGTTTATATCATTTTTATGTCGCACATCACAAAGGTTTAACCATTGACCCGATTCAATATTTTGCTGCCCCTGAGAATCAAGATCTTGGTGTTGTCAAAACTATCCGCAAGCCCAATGTTAAGTTGATTATTGCCCCTTTTCCTGAACA
- a CDS encoding tetratricopeptide repeat protein: protein MPKRSHRGSLGKSSKRDDDVITPDRYIAIGNRQSQTGNYSSALVAYDLAVELAPNYALAYNYRGSFKYARLGDIQGAIADFDSAIDRDPDYAVAYANRGLLRYQQLDDIQGALADLNLAILLDPRDASVYTTRGLIKYGELGDVEYALADYDLAISIDPTFAAAYNCRGLLKNVKLMDIEGALADYDKAIDLDPTQSEAFYNRGTLKHRELGDPIGALADYDKAIDLDPNLAAAYFVRGLLKRDFLDDLLDAASDFARARDIDPQIAADPS from the coding sequence ATGCCAAAGCGTTCGCATCGCGGTTCCTTGGGAAAATCGTCCAAACGAGATGATGATGTTATTACTCCAGATCGCTACATTGCCATCGGTAATCGACAATCCCAAACTGGAAACTATTCTAGTGCTCTAGTTGCTTACGATCTTGCCGTCGAACTTGCTCCTAACTATGCTTTAGCCTATAACTATCGCGGTTCGTTTAAGTATGCCCGCTTGGGAGATATTCAAGGCGCGATCGCTGATTTTGACTCGGCCATCGATCGCGATCCCGATTATGCTGTTGCTTATGCCAATCGGGGCCTACTTAGGTATCAGCAGTTGGACGATATTCAGGGTGCCTTAGCGGATCTCAATTTGGCGATCCTCCTCGATCCTCGCGATGCTTCGGTCTATACCACTCGCGGTTTGATTAAATACGGCGAGCTGGGTGATGTTGAATATGCTCTAGCGGATTACGATTTGGCAATCTCGATCGACCCTACTTTCGCTGCGGCCTATAACTGTCGCGGACTGCTAAAAAATGTCAAGCTGATGGATATTGAGGGTGCCCTCGCCGATTACGACAAAGCGATCGATCTCGATCCTACTCAATCGGAGGCTTTCTACAATCGCGGTACGCTCAAGCATAGAGAACTGGGCGATCCGATCGGGGCATTGGCCGATTACGACAAAGCGATCGATCTCGATCCCAATCTGGCTGCTGCTTATTTCGTGCGCGGTTTGCTCAAGCGGGATTTTCTCGACGATCTGCTTGATGCCGCGAGCGACTTTGCACGCGCACGCGACATCGATCCCCAGATTGCGGCAGATCCTTCGTAA
- a CDS encoding IS1 family transposase (programmed frameshift) yields MECPECKSTRVNKNGHKAGKQNHICVDCGRQFIDCYQTDQGYGEEIKKECLLMYVNGMGFRAIERIKGVHHTSIINWVKQVGELLPNAYAPEIIPQVGELDELETFVGSKKTKFWLWTAVNHFHPGILGWVLGDHSAKTFQPLWELVSSWKCYFYITDGWPVYPIFIPDGDQIICKTYMTRVEGENTRLRHYLARLHRKTLCYSKSKEMLAHSVRLLIHYLKFWDVPIPYSANY; encoded by the exons ATCGAATGTCCAGAGTGTAAGTCAACTCGTGTTAATAAAAATGGGCATAAAGCAGGCAAACAGAATCATATCTGTGTTGATTGCGGCAGACAATTCATAGATTGTTATCAAACTGATCAAGGTTATGGAGAAGAAATTAAAAAAGAATGTCTCCTCATGTATGTAAATGGGATGGGTTTCAGAGCAATTGAGCGAATTAAGGGAGTACATCATACAAGTATTATTAATTGGGTTAAGCAAGTCGGTGAATTACTCCCAAATGCTTATGCACCAGAAATAATTCCACAAGTAGGAGAGCTGGATGAACTAGAAACATTTGTTGGCTCAAAAAAAACAAAAT TCTGGCTCTGGACGGCAGTAAATCACTTTCACCCAGGAATTTTAGGATGGGTACTGGGCGACCACAGTGCAAAAACTTTTCAGCCATTATGGGAACTAGTCAGTAGCTGGAAATGCTACTTTTACATCACGGATGGATGGCCAGTCTACCCGATATTTATTCCAGATGGAGACCAGATTATTTGTAAAACTTATATGACTAGAGTAGAGGGAGAAAATACAAGGCTTAGACACTATTTAGCCAGACTTCATCGCAAGACGCTTTGCTATTCTAAGTCGAAAGAAATGCTGGCACATTCAGTTAGATTACTAATTCACTATCTCAAGTTCTGGGATGTTCCCATCCCATATTCAGCTAACTATTAA